Below is a genomic region from Deinococcus cellulosilyticus NBRC 106333 = KACC 11606.
TTGTCAAGAAAAGACATGTGTTACCTCCTGTTTCAATCTAGTACTACGAGTGATACGCGTTCAGCGTTCCCATAAACTCCGGTTGACTGGTCTCCAGGCCATGGCGGGTGAGCACACCGATCAGTTCTCGCTTCAGATCTGTGATCCCCTCTCCAGTCAGGGCAGAGACCGCCAGACCCGAGTAACGGTGTTTCAGATCCTCCAGCCGTTCCTGTGAGGCCTGATCTGCTTTATTGAGCACCACCAGCACGGGAATGTCTGTAAGTTCGAGCTCTTTCAGGATGTTCTGCACAGACTGGAACTTGATCTCAAAGTCAGGGGCACTGGCATCCAGCACGTGCATGAGCAGGTTGGCATCGCCAATTTCTTCCAGCGTGGCCTTGAAGGCACGGGCCAGGTCCTTTGGCAGGTCGCGAATGAATCCCACGGTGTCGGTCAGAATCACCTGACCGTAGTTCTGCAGGAACACCTGACGGCTTGTGGGTCGCAATGTGGCGAACAGCTTGTTCTCGGCGAGCACTTTCTTGTCTTCCTTCTGGTTGAGGAGAGCATTGAGGAGGGTGCTCTTGCCAGCGTTGGTGTATCCCACAATGCCCACCACCGGAATGCGGTTTCTGGCACGGGCCTTGCGGCGTTCTTCACGCCTGCGGGAGAGTTCTTCAATCTGGTGGTCGAGTTCGGAAATCCGGTCGTTGATGTAACGGCGGTCCAGCTCGAGTTTGGTTTCCCCCGGACCACGTGTCCCGATGGCTCCACCTGCAGAGCCCCCTGAACCCCCGATCCTGGAAAGCTGGGTGCCTTTCCCAAGCAGGCGAGGCTTCATGTAACGCAGTTGCGCCAGTTCCACCTGCAGCTTGGATTCTGTACCACTGGCATGCAGGGCAAAGATGTCCAGGATGAGCTGGGTGCGGTCCAGAATCTTCAGATTGGTGACGTTCTCGATCTCTCTGGCCTGTGCAGGAGAGAGTTCCTGCCCAAAGATGATCATGCTCGCATCCAGGTGGTAGGCGCGGGAGGTGAGTTCCTCCAGCTTCCCTTTGCCGATCACGCTTGAGGGGTTGAGGTGCTTGCGGAACACCAGTTCCTTGTGCACCACCACAGCACCCGCAGTGCGGGCAAGTTCACTGAGCTCTGCAAGGCGGTCCTCGGCGTCGAATTCACCAGAGTCCACCTGCACCAGCAGAGCACGCTCTGCGTCTTTCTTCTGGGTTTTGAGTTCCCGGAAGCGGGCAAACTCCTCTTCCAGAGCCCGAACCTGACCTTGCAGGTCCCAGTCTTCGAGTTCATGGACGGTCTGGGGGGCCAGGATGCGCCAGTCTTCCTCTTCCATCACCGAGTTGGGTGGGGTGAGGTGGGCCACATGGGCTTTACCGGGCAAACCGTCTTTGACTTCAATGGCACAGATCGCATCCAGGCGGTTTAAAAACAGCGTGGACAGATCGGATTTGCTTAAGGCTCCACCTCTGGGGTGGGTGTGCACCAGATGGAAACCGGAAAGGCGGTTTTCACTGTGCTTGACAGGGGGCAGGTCGGTGTTGGCCGCATCTCCCACCGAGACGGTCAGGACGTGACCGCGACGGTCGATGACCACTGCAACTTCGCGCCGCATGTCCGTGCTGAGTTCACTCATGGCACGGGCGAGTTCGGGGGTGACCACCATTCCGGGGGGCACCTTGCGGCGGTAAAGGTTGGAAAGAAGCTTGACCTGGTTGGTTTTCAGACCCTGTAGATTGCCGTGTACTTTCTCTATGGTCGTATCCTCCGACAGAAACGAGCAGTCTCCCTCCCGAGAGATTCAGGGGAGGTGGTTCATGGCCGTGATCTGCATTGCTTAAATCATATTTTAACACCACTGATGGAGGCACTTCGGAAGGTATGTCCCAGTCCTGCTTTAGGCCAGATTTGGTCTCTTCTCACCTGCCTTATGAAGCGAGACAGGCCGTGTGTGGCAGCAAGGAGGGGGTGTGATCTCAAATCCGAATGTTGTCCATGGTGATTTCATGGTGCACCCCTTTAAATTTCCAGGCATCCGCTTTATTGCCTAAGACAAATGCAATGTGATCCTCTACACTGTGGTCATCACAGGCCAGGCCCCTCCCTTTTCAAGAGGTCTGGCATTGCAGCTGAGAGACACTCAGGCCTGCAAGAGGAGGTGGTGCAATGGGCATCTACAACACGACTGTTTTCACTGTTAACGGCCAACTGTTTGGAGCCTTTTCACCCCTGCAGCCCTCCGCCTGAGCCTGTTTTCATTCACCAGTGCGTAAAAATCGCCTGACTGTGAAGACAGCAGGATCAAGTTGATGTGGAGGTCTGCACCCA
It encodes:
- the hflX gene encoding GTPase HflX, yielding MVVTPELARAMSELSTDMRREVAVVIDRRGHVLTVSVGDAANTDLPPVKHSENRLSGFHLVHTHPRGGALSKSDLSTLFLNRLDAICAIEVKDGLPGKAHVAHLTPPNSVMEEEDWRILAPQTVHELEDWDLQGQVRALEEEFARFRELKTQKKDAERALLVQVDSGEFDAEDRLAELSELARTAGAVVVHKELVFRKHLNPSSVIGKGKLEELTSRAYHLDASMIIFGQELSPAQAREIENVTNLKILDRTQLILDIFALHASGTESKLQVELAQLRYMKPRLLGKGTQLSRIGGSGGSAGGAIGTRGPGETKLELDRRYINDRISELDHQIEELSRRREERRKARARNRIPVVGIVGYTNAGKSTLLNALLNQKEDKKVLAENKLFATLRPTSRQVFLQNYGQVILTDTVGFIRDLPKDLARAFKATLEEIGDANLLMHVLDASAPDFEIKFQSVQNILKELELTDIPVLVVLNKADQASQERLEDLKHRYSGLAVSALTGEGITDLKRELIGVLTRHGLETSQPEFMGTLNAYHS